In Mytilus edulis chromosome 13, xbMytEdul2.2, whole genome shotgun sequence, a single window of DNA contains:
- the LOC139500085 gene encoding integrase/recombinase xerD homolog, whose product MGGIPSTNIWTILLLTMLKMLQSYALPFSELTVNVQLTSLTAEVVAEEVSMLENFFVASAKNLDPEMTTTVNKTTPSSSTTTDCAFTAKDQDTLPVSVPSKHVPSVVPSQHQPLLQVLHPCLNEKDSATWREISQFANSNQQFTGCEKSIFNIVRSSKAISTNKKYDVYFKKFKEWCITHKVIPLPASVSSVAVYISGLVQQSVSESVLLAHFYSIKWYHDFNLVCNPCKDKLIQMMIEGAKRILSKPVLKKEPITADHLQKIVDKIGSDRAHLPNVRICAMMLVGYAGFLRYSEIANLKMCNIKFFDTYVSLNIETGKTDVYRRGNNVIISKTNLPTCPVVWLLTYINLAKLALDSNQYVFRSVRFFKSVNSYKLAEVNRPLSYTRARELLLGTLTAIGLDCKLFCLHSLRSGGATAAARNDVPDRLIKEHGRWRTDFAKDGYIKDSVKKQLTVSSNLGI is encoded by the exons ATGGGTGGGATACCGTCCACGAATATCTGGACGATCCTCTTGCTGACAATGTTGAAGATGCTTCAAAGTTACGCACTGCCGTTTTCAGAGCTAACCGTAAACGTACAGCTAACAAGCCTTACAGCAGAGGTGGTGGCAGAGGAGGTTTCAATGCTAGAGAATTTTTTCGTGGCTTCAGCAAAGAATCTGGACCCAGAAATGACAACTACAGTCAACAAAACAACTCCCAGCAGCAGTACAACGACGGACTGTGCTTTTACTGCAAAAGACCAGGACACACTGCCCGTTTCTGTCCCTTCAAAGCACGTGCCTTCAGTAGTTCCAAGTCAGCACCAGCCACTATTACAAGTGCTCCATCCCTGTCTTAATGAAAAA GACAGTGCAACATGGAGGGAAATTTCTCAGTTTGCGAATTCGAATCAACAGTTTACCGGATGTGAAAAAAGCATTTTCAATATTGTGAGAAGCAGTAAAGCAATTTCTACAAATAAAAAGTATGAtgtgtatttcaaaaaatttaaagaatggtGTATTACACATAAAGTTATTCCGTTACCTGCAAGTGTATCATCCGTTGCAGTTTATATTAGTGGCCTTGTGCAGCAATCCGTATCTGAGTCAGTTTTATTAGCTCATTTTTATAGCATAAAGTGGTATCATGATTTCAATTTAGTGTGCAATCCGTGTAAAGACAAGCTTATTCAGATGATGATTGAAGGAGCTAAGAGAATTTTAAGTAAACCAGTATTGAAAAAAGAGCCAATTACAGCAGATCATTTACAGAAGATAGTGGACAAAATTGGTAGTGATCGTGCTCATTTGCCGAATGTTAGAATTTGTGCTATGATGTTAGTTGGTTATGCAGGATTTTTACGCTACAGTGAGATAGCTAATTTAAAAATGTGTAACATAAAATTTTTTGACACTTATGTTTCTTTGAATATTGAAACTGGGAAAACTGATGTATATAGAAGGGGTAATAATGttataatttctaaaacaaatttgCCTACTTGTCCAGTAGTTTGGTTATTGACATACATTAATTTAGCTAAATTGGCTTTGGATTCTAATCAATATGTGTTTCGTTCAGTTAGATTTTTTAAGTCAGTAAATTCTTATAAGTTAGCAGAGGTTAATCGTCCTTTATCTTATACTAGAGCTAGGGAATTACTTTTGGGCACATTAACTGCGATCGGTCTTGATTGTAAACTTTTTTGTCTTCATAGTTTGCGCAGTGGTGGTGCAACTGCTGCTGCAAGAAATGACGTTCCTGATCGTTTAATCAAAGAGCATGGAAGGTGGCGTACCGATTTTGCTAAAGATGGTTATATCAAAGATTCTGTTAAAAAGCAACTAACGGTTTCGTCAAATCTTGGTATATAA